One Phycisphaeraceae bacterium genomic window carries:
- a CDS encoding aminotransferase class I/II-fold pyridoxal phosphate-dependent enzyme — translation MAVHARSVPHDVFALCAHGAAAPGAGDPLLTPIVQSTTYRQAGLGGGPGHAYSRVSNPTVSALEAALGAIEDAPPGACFGTGLGAEFALFLSVLRAGDHCVCGDKVYGGTTRLLRQTLADLGVRTTFVDATDPERVRAAITPQTRLIFVETPANPTLELTDIRAVASIAKEHGVLLAVDNTFLTGVIQRPLDLGADVSVYSTTKFIDGHSAALGGALVARDESLLERIRFIRKCTGGIQSPQNAWLTLQGLKTLPLRLERQCRTAVELASWLTGVEGVVRVYHPSLSGGDAARIASSQHTGGLHGGVVSLELDTERVDVAGFLRSLRLCSVVEHVGSVETLVTHPGTMTHADVPREQRIAAGLTDGLLRISVGLEGLASIQSDLLSALRASARERVVVSGERGASCVSVA, via the coding sequence ATGGCTGTTCACGCGCGTTCCGTACCTCACGATGTCTTCGCCCTGTGCGCGCACGGCGCCGCCGCACCAGGCGCGGGCGATCCGCTCCTCACCCCCATCGTCCAGAGCACGACCTACCGGCAGGCCGGGCTCGGGGGCGGGCCCGGGCACGCCTATTCACGCGTGTCCAATCCCACCGTCTCGGCGCTCGAGGCGGCGCTGGGGGCGATCGAGGACGCCCCGCCCGGCGCGTGCTTCGGCACGGGCCTCGGCGCCGAGTTCGCGCTGTTTCTCAGCGTCCTCAGGGCGGGCGATCACTGCGTCTGCGGCGACAAGGTCTACGGGGGCACCACGCGCCTGCTGCGCCAGACCCTCGCCGATCTGGGCGTGCGAACCACCTTCGTCGACGCGACCGACCCCGAGCGGGTTCGAGCCGCGATCACGCCCCAGACCCGGCTGATCTTCGTCGAGACACCCGCGAACCCGACGCTCGAGCTGACCGACATCCGAGCCGTCGCGAGCATCGCGAAGGAGCACGGCGTACTGCTCGCGGTCGACAACACCTTCCTGACCGGCGTGATCCAGCGCCCGCTCGATCTCGGCGCTGATGTCTCCGTGTACTCGACGACCAAGTTCATCGACGGGCACTCCGCGGCGCTGGGTGGCGCGCTCGTCGCGAGGGACGAATCGTTGCTGGAGCGCATCCGCTTCATCCGCAAGTGCACGGGGGGCATCCAGTCGCCCCAGAACGCGTGGCTCACGCTGCAGGGGCTCAAGACCTTGCCCCTGCGTCTGGAACGCCAGTGCCGCACAGCGGTCGAGCTCGCGTCGTGGCTGACCGGCGTCGAGGGCGTTGTTCGCGTGTACCACCCGTCGCTCTCGGGCGGCGACGCGGCGCGCATCGCTTCCTCCCAGCACACGGGCGGGCTGCACGGGGGCGTGGTTTCGCTCGAGCTGGACACCGAACGCGTGGATGTCGCGGGGTTCCTGCGTTCGCTGCGCCTGTGCAGCGTTGTGGAGCATGTCGGTTCGGTCGAGACGCTCGTAACGCACCCCGGCACGATGACGCACGCGGATGTGCCGCGCGAGCAGCGGATCGCCGCGGGTTTGACCGACGGTCTGCTGCGGATCTCGGTCGGTCTGGAGGGCCTCGCGTCGATCCAGAGCGATCTGCTGTCGGCGCTGCGTGCGTCGGCGCGTGAAAGGGTCGTGGTCAGCGGCGAAAGGGGGGCGTCATGCGTCAGCGTCGCCTGA
- a CDS encoding amidohydrolase family protein translates to MNTTALLKTTAAALLGAGLALASVASAQDLTFKAPPQATTVVLTNATLHTVSGPVIENGFVLIKQGIIDDFGTMRELNARPRTREAWTVHDMKGLHVYPGMVAANTTMGLTEVSSVRATVDTNETGGVTPEVRAAVAVNPDTWHLPVARSNGVLTFGVLPQGGPVPGRMSVIRADGWTWQDLSIETDAGLVINWPNVRPTTAWWMNRSEEDQLKESREAVRRIDELFNQADAYFAARKADATTPFSLRFESLAGVLNGERTVYISAQELDQIRSAIAWGSGRNLKMVILGGRDAHLCTDLLKRHDVGVIITGTHRMPRRSDAAFDEAFTLPGALEEAGVRWCLATTGGSSNERNLPYHAASAVAYGLSPDVALRSITLSAAELLGVGDRVGSIDKGKAATLIVTDGNPMEMSTQVRRAFVDGREIDLSNKQTVLAEKYREKYRQLGLTPRKD, encoded by the coding sequence ATGAACACCACTGCACTCCTCAAGACCACGGCGGCGGCGCTCCTCGGCGCGGGCCTCGCGCTCGCCTCCGTCGCTTCGGCGCAGGACCTCACCTTCAAGGCCCCGCCTCAGGCGACGACCGTCGTCCTCACCAACGCGACCCTCCACACCGTCTCGGGCCCCGTGATCGAGAACGGTTTCGTCCTGATCAAACAGGGAATCATCGACGACTTCGGCACGATGCGCGAGCTCAACGCGCGACCGCGCACGCGTGAGGCGTGGACCGTGCACGACATGAAGGGGCTGCATGTCTACCCGGGAATGGTCGCCGCGAACACCACGATGGGGCTGACCGAGGTCAGCTCGGTCCGCGCGACCGTCGATACCAACGAGACCGGGGGCGTCACGCCCGAGGTCCGCGCCGCCGTCGCCGTCAACCCCGACACCTGGCACCTGCCCGTCGCACGCTCCAACGGCGTGCTGACCTTCGGCGTGCTGCCCCAGGGCGGGCCCGTGCCGGGACGGATGAGCGTCATCCGCGCCGACGGCTGGACATGGCAGGACCTGAGCATCGAGACCGACGCCGGGCTGGTCATCAACTGGCCCAACGTGCGCCCGACCACCGCGTGGTGGATGAACCGCAGCGAGGAAGACCAGCTCAAGGAGTCCCGCGAGGCGGTCCGGCGCATCGACGAGCTCTTCAACCAGGCCGACGCCTATTTCGCCGCGCGCAAGGCCGACGCGACGACGCCCTTCTCGCTCCGCTTCGAGTCGCTCGCGGGGGTGCTGAACGGGGAACGCACCGTCTACATCAGCGCGCAGGAACTCGACCAGATCCGGTCCGCGATCGCGTGGGGCTCCGGGCGCAACCTGAAGATGGTCATCCTCGGCGGGCGCGACGCGCACCTCTGCACGGACCTGCTGAAACGCCACGATGTCGGCGTGATCATCACCGGCACGCACCGCATGCCACGCCGGAGCGACGCCGCCTTCGACGAGGCGTTCACGCTCCCCGGCGCCCTCGAGGAAGCCGGCGTGCGCTGGTGCCTCGCGACGACCGGGGGCAGCAGCAACGAGCGCAACCTGCCCTACCACGCCGCCAGCGCCGTCGCCTACGGCCTCTCGCCCGATGTCGCGCTGCGCAGCATCACGCTCTCCGCCGCCGAACTGCTGGGCGTTGGCGACCGCGTCGGCTCGATCGACAAGGGCAAGGCCGCGACGCTCATCGTCACCGACGGCAACCCGATGGAGATGTCGACGCAGGTCCGGCGCGCGTTCGTCGACGGGCGCGAGATCGACCTCTCAAACAAGCAGACCGTGCTCGCCGAGAAGTACCGCGAGAAATACCGCCAGCTCGGGCTCACGCCGCGGAAAGACTGA
- the trxA gene encoding thioredoxin, protein MAGENVREFTDSNFENEVLQSDQPVLVDFWAEWCMPCRMLAPTIHELAEEYSGKVKVGKVDTDSNRDVSVKFGISAIPTIILFKNGEVQKKFVGLTRKEDFKAALDSAVS, encoded by the coding sequence ATGGCCGGCGAGAATGTCCGCGAGTTCACCGACTCCAACTTCGAGAACGAAGTCCTCCAGTCCGACCAGCCCGTGCTCGTCGATTTCTGGGCCGAGTGGTGCATGCCATGTCGTATGCTCGCTCCCACGATCCACGAGCTTGCCGAGGAATACTCCGGCAAGGTCAAGGTCGGGAAGGTCGACACCGACTCGAACCGCGATGTCAGCGTGAAGTTCGGGATCTCCGCGATCCCCACCATCATCCTGTTCAAGAACGGCGAGGTCCAGAAGAAGTTCGTCGGCCTGACCCGCAAAGAGGACTTCAAGGCAGCGCTCGACAGCGCCGTCTCCTGA
- a CDS encoding carboxymuconolactone decarboxylase family protein yields MASREPLAEFRAHRTKGMERLLDTDHLGIKRYLALDSAAYRDGALDAKTKELLGLVASAVLRCDACVTYHLETSLKLGWKEDEIIDALNVALVVGGTITIPHIRDARLRLDELLAEREAGGSGGSGGAGGAEGD; encoded by the coding sequence ATGGCATCACGCGAACCCCTCGCCGAATTCCGCGCCCATCGCACGAAGGGCATGGAGCGGCTCCTCGACACCGACCACCTCGGGATCAAGCGCTACCTGGCGCTCGACTCGGCCGCGTATCGCGACGGCGCCCTCGACGCGAAGACCAAGGAGCTTCTCGGCCTGGTCGCGTCGGCGGTCCTCCGCTGCGACGCGTGCGTCACCTACCACCTCGAGACCAGTCTGAAGCTCGGCTGGAAGGAAGACGAGATCATCGACGCGCTGAATGTCGCGCTGGTGGTGGGGGGGACGATCACGATCCCCCATATCCGCGACGCGCGACTGCGCCTCGACGAGCTCCTCGCTGAGCGGGAGGCCGGGGGCTCCGGGGGCTCCGGGGGCGCCGGGGGCGCTGAAGGTGACTGA
- the folP gene encoding dihydropteroate synthase, with the protein MAIINATPDSFSDGGRYRDASHAADEALRMLAQGADMLDIGGESTRPGATPVPANEQARRVIPVIRAARAAGIEAPISVDTTSAQVARAALDEGADAINDQSAGRDDPEMLPLAAARAAGIVLMHRLRRMDEDAYSHRYGESGQPGAPRYEDHAGGVAGAVSDFLRERLHAAISAGIAPERVAIDPGIGFGKTVEQCLALVRATGELASIGPPVVCAVSRKSFIGKLLVENDPVKRDDGSVALAVAMRLSGATLFRVHEVAAHRRALRLADALLAGARPVTGPA; encoded by the coding sequence ATGGCGATCATCAACGCGACGCCCGATTCCTTCTCCGACGGCGGGCGCTACCGCGACGCGTCCCACGCCGCCGACGAAGCGCTGCGCATGCTCGCGCAGGGCGCCGACATGCTCGACATCGGGGGCGAGTCCACCCGTCCCGGCGCGACGCCGGTGCCCGCCAACGAGCAGGCCCGGCGCGTGATCCCCGTGATCCGCGCGGCACGCGCCGCGGGGATCGAGGCGCCCATCAGCGTGGACACGACGAGCGCGCAGGTCGCGCGCGCCGCGCTCGACGAGGGGGCCGACGCGATCAACGACCAGTCCGCCGGGCGGGACGATCCCGAGATGCTCCCGCTCGCGGCGGCGCGCGCCGCCGGGATCGTGCTCATGCACCGCCTGCGCCGGATGGACGAAGACGCGTACTCGCATCGCTACGGCGAATCGGGCCAGCCGGGCGCGCCTCGCTACGAGGACCATGCCGGGGGCGTCGCCGGCGCGGTCTCCGACTTCCTGCGCGAGCGACTTCACGCGGCGATATCCGCGGGCATCGCCCCTGAACGCGTCGCGATCGATCCCGGGATCGGTTTCGGCAAGACCGTCGAGCAGTGTCTCGCGCTGGTGCGCGCGACCGGGGAGCTGGCGTCGATCGGACCGCCGGTGGTGTGCGCCGTGAGCCGCAAGAGTTTCATCGGGAAGCTCCTCGTCGAGAACGACCCCGTGAAGCGCGACGACGGCTCGGTCGCGCTCGCCGTGGCGATGCGCCTGTCGGGCGCAACGCTCTTTCGCGTGCACGAGGTCGCGGCGCACCGTCGTGCGCTGCGTCTCGCCGACGCGCTCCTCGCTGGCGCGCGTCCCGTGACCGGCCCCGCTTGA
- a CDS encoding undecaprenyl/decaprenyl-phosphate alpha-N-acetylglucosaminyl 1-phosphate transferase yields the protein MSEPWSDQLLARPGASADALLREGDIGLAEQASTLEPFTKLDIFHNYVPVFVIAFLVAVLVTPIMRRIAVANGVIDRPSDPRKIHKAPVAYMGGVAVYLGILSAIAFSYVASTFPGPWLEFHVSGANPVPLSILAGLTIIAIIGLIDDVAAIDPRLKIGGQLLAAAMLAMDDVGVKVARGVLAPIGAMLGNRTLTWDFTIPDWLPLVEQHQQIDLVYWAGTAIIALFVLGACNASNLLDGLDGLLTGVTAIAMTGLLFIALALAESRDGPLDAARLVIIMATLGACLGFLPHNFNPAVIFLGDCGSMLLGFITIVVILTLGDTGRTPLVVAGLIIYAVPIIDTTLAIIRRKMAGKPLSAADDQHLHHQLKRAMGVKGAVLILYAIGSAFALLGVAISMGRGRDVYVIALVFASFIIVTAIKIAHRQRIEQEAALLQAARAGAPPVRHAAPPPQTPVKDAPKPAPTGV from the coding sequence GTGTCCGAGCCGTGGTCAGACCAGTTGCTCGCGAGGCCAGGCGCCTCGGCAGACGCGCTCCTGCGCGAGGGCGATATTGGTCTGGCCGAACAGGCCAGCACGCTCGAGCCGTTCACCAAGCTCGACATCTTCCACAACTATGTCCCGGTCTTCGTCATCGCCTTTCTCGTAGCGGTCCTCGTGACCCCCATCATGCGCCGCATCGCCGTCGCCAACGGGGTGATCGACAGGCCCTCCGACCCTCGCAAGATCCACAAGGCCCCCGTTGCCTACATGGGCGGCGTGGCCGTCTATCTCGGCATCCTTTCCGCGATCGCCTTCAGCTATGTCGCGAGCACCTTCCCCGGGCCGTGGCTCGAGTTTCACGTTTCGGGGGCCAACCCCGTCCCGCTCTCGATCCTCGCCGGGCTCACGATCATCGCGATCATCGGGCTCATCGACGACGTCGCCGCGATCGACCCACGACTCAAGATCGGCGGGCAGCTTCTGGCGGCCGCGATGCTGGCGATGGACGATGTCGGCGTGAAGGTGGCCCGCGGCGTGCTGGCGCCCATCGGGGCGATGCTCGGCAACCGCACCCTGACGTGGGATTTCACGATCCCCGACTGGCTCCCCCTCGTCGAACAGCACCAGCAGATCGACCTCGTCTACTGGGCGGGCACCGCGATCATCGCCCTGTTCGTCCTGGGCGCCTGCAACGCGAGCAACCTGCTCGACGGGCTCGACGGCCTGCTGACCGGGGTGACGGCGATCGCGATGACCGGCCTGCTGTTCATCGCCCTCGCACTGGCAGAGAGTCGCGATGGCCCCCTCGACGCCGCCCGGCTGGTCATCATCATGGCCACCCTCGGCGCGTGCCTGGGCTTCCTGCCCCACAACTTCAACCCGGCGGTGATATTCCTCGGGGACTGCGGGTCGATGCTGCTTGGCTTCATCACCATCGTGGTCATCCTGACGCTCGGCGACACAGGCCGAACGCCGCTGGTGGTCGCCGGGCTGATCATCTACGCGGTTCCGATCATCGACACCACGCTGGCGATCATCCGTCGAAAGATGGCTGGAAAGCCGCTGTCCGCCGCCGACGACCAGCACCTGCACCACCAGCTGAAGCGGGCGATGGGTGTCAAGGGCGCGGTGCTGATCCTGTACGCGATCGGGTCGGCCTTCGCGCTCCTCGGCGTGGCGATCAGCATGGGCCGCGGTCGCGATGTCTATGTCATCGCGCTGGTCTTCGCGTCTTTCATCATTGTCACCGCGATCAAGATCGCGCACCGCCAGCGCATCGAGCAGGAGGCCGCGCTGCTCCAGGCGGCGCGTGCCGGGGCGCCTCCGGTCCGCCACGCCGCGCCCCCGCCACAGACACCCGTCAAGGACGCCCCCAAGCCAGCGCCCACCGGCGTGTGA
- the lgt gene encoding prolipoprotein diacylglyceryl transferase, with translation MLTLADAWLHDLDPVLFQIAGTLAVRWYGLAYIAGFILGWLLLRVLSRRAVIALSPTQVTDLMLAMILGVLVGGRLGYVAFYDPSLLVRFSSSPPWWGLLAINQGGMASHGGIAGVIVATLLFSRRAKLPWLHTLDAVAFVAPIGLFLGRVANFVNGELLGRIVAGPGEPGPRWSVRYPQELFTRHAPVLTDEQENTLLDLAEPFRMAGETSYNAAFERMIHALQRGGTHAQNLAKELPGVLSARHPSQLYQALAEGVILFAALAIVWARPRKPGVVGCWFLIVYGVGRIVTEFWRLPDDQFAVQRFAGLSRGQWLSVAMVVAGAAALPFVSRRAVALAGGWRRPSAKRTTATG, from the coding sequence GTGCTCACTCTCGCCGACGCGTGGCTCCACGATCTCGACCCCGTGCTTTTCCAGATCGCCGGGACTCTGGCCGTGCGCTGGTACGGGCTCGCGTACATCGCGGGGTTCATCCTCGGGTGGCTTCTGCTGCGAGTGCTCTCTCGCCGCGCCGTGATCGCGCTCTCGCCCACGCAGGTCACCGACCTCATGCTCGCGATGATCCTGGGCGTGCTCGTCGGGGGGCGACTCGGGTACGTCGCGTTCTACGACCCGTCGCTGCTCGTGCGCTTCTCGTCCTCGCCTCCGTGGTGGGGCCTGCTCGCGATCAATCAGGGCGGCATGGCCAGTCACGGGGGCATCGCGGGCGTCATCGTCGCGACGCTGCTCTTTTCCCGCCGCGCCAAGCTGCCCTGGCTCCACACGCTCGACGCCGTCGCTTTCGTCGCGCCCATCGGGCTCTTCCTCGGGCGCGTCGCGAACTTCGTCAACGGCGAGCTGCTCGGGCGCATCGTCGCCGGCCCGGGCGAGCCTGGGCCCCGATGGAGCGTGCGCTACCCCCAAGAACTCTTCACGCGCCACGCGCCCGTCCTCACCGACGAGCAGGAGAACACGCTGCTCGATCTCGCCGAGCCGTTCCGTATGGCGGGCGAGACTTCCTACAACGCCGCCTTCGAGCGCATGATTCACGCCCTCCAGCGCGGCGGTACGCACGCGCAGAACCTCGCGAAAGAGCTCCCGGGCGTCCTCAGCGCCCGACACCCCTCGCAGCTCTACCAGGCGCTCGCCGAGGGCGTCATCCTCTTCGCGGCGCTCGCGATCGTCTGGGCGCGCCCTCGCAAGCCGGGCGTGGTTGGGTGCTGGTTCCTGATCGTCTACGGCGTCGGTCGCATCGTCACCGAGTTCTGGCGACTCCCCGACGACCAGTTCGCCGTGCAGCGCTTCGCCGGGCTCTCGCGCGGGCAGTGGCTCAGCGTCGCGATGGTCGTGGCCGGGGCGGCGGCGCTTCCCTTTGTCTCACGGCGCGCCGTCGCGCTCGCCGGCGGGTGGCGCAGGCCTTCCGCGAAAAGAACAACCGCGACGGGGTGA
- a CDS encoding homoserine dehydrogenase yields the protein MRQRRLIVLKFGGSVLPDEASLARAAHEVYRWKREGWSVVAVVSAIDGETDARLRAALRRGDGACDHAIAAAVAGGELHSAAQFGLFLERAGIDGAVVNPGAIGLRAHGAALDATPIGLDTAPIRRLLDAGRVVVCPGYVATDEEGRWMLLGRGGSDLTALVLADALDAERCRLVKDVDGLYDTDPNAPGPAPARYDAASWDDALARDGSIIQHKAIEFAKSRRLAFELGKLNGSRPTRVGDLGLLESAPERTRQVRLALLGLGVVGAGVFESLRRLPEVEIVRVAVRDPGKHACAGIPDDLFTTDPVDAARCGADIVVELIGGTGAALDAVRAALTTGASVVTANKALIASHGEELGALASASGAGLKFSASVGGSMPLLEHLRSRPGDAPRRVRGVLNGTCNFILERVAAGAPFDDAVREAQRLGFAEADPGRDLAGLDAADKLVVLAHSLGRDDLALGDVRVEALTSESAALATNAAREGRVLRQVAELDLSGGRARAWVTLREVGPDDPLHAVRLERNAAVVGWESGAVTTVAGRGAGRWPTAESVVADVLELVRAGAPEEVAAGAGGVV from the coding sequence ATGCGTCAGCGTCGCCTGATCGTGCTCAAGTTCGGCGGATCGGTGCTTCCCGATGAGGCGTCGCTTGCGAGGGCGGCGCACGAGGTGTATCGCTGGAAGCGCGAGGGCTGGTCGGTGGTCGCGGTGGTGTCCGCGATCGATGGCGAGACCGATGCGCGCCTGCGCGCCGCGCTGCGCCGGGGCGATGGAGCGTGCGACCACGCTATCGCCGCCGCCGTCGCCGGGGGAGAGCTGCATTCTGCGGCCCAGTTCGGGCTTTTCCTCGAGCGCGCCGGCATCGACGGCGCGGTGGTGAACCCCGGGGCGATCGGGCTTCGCGCACACGGCGCGGCGCTCGACGCGACCCCGATAGGCCTCGACACGGCGCCGATCCGGCGACTGCTCGACGCCGGGCGCGTGGTGGTGTGCCCTGGGTATGTCGCGACCGACGAAGAGGGCAGGTGGATGCTGCTGGGGCGCGGCGGGTCGGACCTCACGGCGCTCGTGCTCGCCGACGCGCTGGACGCCGAGCGCTGCCGGCTCGTCAAGGATGTCGACGGGCTCTACGACACCGACCCCAACGCGCCGGGCCCGGCGCCGGCGCGCTACGACGCGGCGTCGTGGGACGACGCGCTGGCGCGCGACGGCTCGATCATCCAGCACAAGGCGATCGAGTTCGCGAAGTCCAGGCGCCTTGCGTTCGAGCTCGGCAAACTCAATGGCTCGCGACCGACGCGCGTCGGTGACCTCGGGCTGCTCGAGAGCGCGCCGGAACGCACGCGGCAAGTCCGTCTTGCGTTGCTGGGGCTTGGCGTCGTCGGCGCCGGGGTCTTCGAGTCGCTGCGACGCCTGCCGGAGGTCGAGATCGTGCGTGTCGCGGTGCGTGACCCCGGCAAGCACGCGTGCGCTGGGATTCCCGACGATCTGTTCACGACCGATCCGGTCGACGCGGCGCGGTGCGGCGCCGACATCGTGGTCGAGCTGATCGGCGGGACGGGCGCCGCGCTGGACGCGGTCCGCGCGGCGCTCACGACAGGCGCGAGCGTGGTGACGGCCAACAAGGCGCTCATCGCGAGCCACGGCGAGGAACTCGGAGCGCTCGCGAGCGCCAGCGGCGCCGGGCTGAAGTTCTCGGCGTCCGTCGGGGGGAGCATGCCGCTGCTCGAGCACCTGCGAAGTCGCCCCGGCGATGCGCCGCGCCGCGTGCGTGGTGTTCTGAACGGGACATGTAACTTTATTCTGGAGCGAGTGGCCGCCGGCGCTCCGTTCGACGACGCGGTGCGCGAGGCGCAGCGACTGGGCTTCGCGGAGGCCGACCCCGGCCGCGACCTGGCGGGGCTGGACGCGGCGGACAAGCTCGTCGTCCTCGCACACAGTCTCGGGCGCGACGACCTGGCGCTGGGCGATGTCCGTGTGGAGGCCTTGACCAGCGAGTCGGCGGCGTTGGCGACGAACGCGGCACGCGAGGGGAGGGTGCTCCGGCAGGTCGCAGAGCTGGATCTTTCGGGCGGTCGCGCACGCGCCTGGGTGACGCTGCGCGAGGTTGGTCCTGACGATCCCTTGCACGCGGTCCGCCTCGAGCGCAACGCGGCGGTCGTCGGGTGGGAATCTGGCGCCGTCACCACCGTCGCCGGTCGCGGGGCTGGTCGCTGGCCGACGGCGGAGTCGGTCGTCGCGGATGTGCTGGAGCTCGTTCGCGCAGGCGCGCCGGAAGAGGTTGCAGCCGGGGCGGGGGGTGTTGTATGA
- a CDS encoding aspartate-semialdehyde dehydrogenase: MSEHNAPIIAVVGATGAVGREALSILAERGHPAERVVALASDRSAGSEVAYADGALRVSALSHDAIARADAAIFAASSAVSREFAPPAARAGVVCVDNSSAFRMAPDIPLVIPEVNGSVLDGRGHRLVANPNCSTILLLVGIEPIRREFGIEDLVVSTYQAVSGAGLPGLLELEEQARAFARESPLVRSVFPEQTLFNCFIHESEIEPDTGMNAEERKMIEETGKVWGLSHAAPITPTCVRVPVLRAHSESVTLRLGRPARVEDLRAALRAGEGVRLVDDPSVGAFPTPLEATGRDEVLVGRVRRARPGRGSADDGTSTEFTLWLCGDQIRKGAALNAIQIAERLLPGLLRPGNAPGQRAGPASPGANPGA; encoded by the coding sequence ATGAGCGAGCACAACGCACCGATCATCGCGGTCGTCGGCGCGACGGGCGCCGTGGGCCGAGAGGCGCTGTCGATCCTCGCTGAGCGGGGTCACCCGGCGGAACGAGTCGTCGCGCTCGCCTCGGATCGCTCCGCGGGTTCCGAAGTGGCGTACGCCGACGGCGCGCTGCGCGTCTCCGCGCTCTCGCACGACGCGATCGCGCGGGCCGACGCGGCGATCTTCGCTGCGTCGTCGGCGGTTTCGCGCGAGTTCGCGCCACCCGCGGCGCGGGCCGGCGTCGTGTGCGTCGATAACTCGTCGGCGTTCCGAATGGCCCCCGACATCCCGCTGGTGATCCCCGAGGTCAACGGGAGCGTTCTGGACGGACGTGGTCATCGCCTCGTCGCGAACCCGAACTGCTCGACGATCCTGCTGCTCGTGGGGATCGAACCGATCCGGCGCGAGTTCGGGATCGAGGATCTCGTGGTGTCGACCTATCAGGCGGTCTCGGGCGCCGGGCTGCCCGGGCTGCTCGAACTGGAGGAGCAGGCGCGCGCGTTCGCACGAGAAAGCCCGCTGGTGCGAAGCGTCTTCCCGGAGCAGACGCTGTTCAACTGCTTCATCCACGAGTCGGAGATCGAGCCGGACACGGGGATGAACGCCGAAGAGCGGAAGATGATCGAGGAGACGGGGAAGGTGTGGGGTCTGTCGCACGCGGCGCCGATCACGCCCACCTGCGTCCGCGTGCCGGTGCTGCGCGCGCACAGCGAGTCGGTGACGCTGCGGCTCGGCAGACCCGCGCGCGTGGAGGATCTGCGCGCGGCGCTGCGCGCCGGGGAGGGCGTGCGCCTCGTGGACGACCCGAGCGTCGGCGCGTTCCCGACGCCGCTGGAGGCGACTGGCCGGGACGAGGTGCTGGTGGGGCGGGTCCGTCGGGCCAGGCCGGGGCGCGGGAGCGCGGACGACGGGACCTCCACGGAGTTCACGTTGTGGCTCTGCGGCGATCAGATCCGCAAGGGCGCGGCGCTCAACGCGATCCAGATCGCGGAGCGCCTGCTCCCGGGCCTGCTCCGCCCCGGCAACGCGCCGGGTCAACGGGCAGGCCCGGCGAGTCCGGGGGCGAATCCGGGGGCGTGA